AAATCAGTCACAAAGTTCTCAAGATTCATAGTAACtaatttcttatatttatcGAAGGCTCTAGAATATGACCTTTCACTTTTTCCCTTgagtaaaatattaatgtaTGGAAAATTTTGCCAAAAATATGTCCATGAAAGACGACAATTTGGTAAAATCCTTGAGGAGAAGATTAAAACGTTCCATCGACAACGAACGTgtctattttttcaatcatactttttttgaaacctgaaaaaaatattataaatctatCATTATCCCACATACCACTATCAAACCTAAAAAaacgatttttttaaaattacttGCAAGACTTCGGGTATATCCATGATGCaaccataaaaaattcgaGTCATAAATTTCTTGTTCGTTTGATTGTATCtcttaaatattctatGGAAGGCATTTTAGTAATATCTAAGCTAGTTGACAATGCTGGgagttgtttttttataatttctagGGAGTTTTAATTACTTGTAGCAACTtgttctttaatttttatttgttcttTTAAACATGCATTTCACAGGTACTAGTTCATGTGAATgaataacttttttaacGATTTCGTTTTGTTCATTCATTGTAATGGCACCTTTTCAAGACCTATTACTGCACCTCCATCGCCTAGTGTCGTTCTTATTGTAGTCTGAAGTGTATATCTAATCTTAATAGATAAGATTTTGTCCTCCACGTTGACCTTTAAGAATTTCAAAGTTGTcgttcatttttttaagggTAAATTTTTGGcgaaaaaaggaaaaattttatgggCAAAATTTTTGGCGAAAACAACCATTATTAAACTTTTGGcgaaaaaagtaaattcACCTGTATGCGAATTTGCGGGTACCCCTTTATAAAGATGTTTAAGCCATTCCTTTTCATCTTCGGTTCTAAAATTACCAACAGCAAGCGGTCTTCTTCAAAACatgtttttgaataaaGCAAGTTAAAGTTTGGTTCAACCTTTCTATTTGCCCATTTGATTGTGGGTGACGCGGCCTactatgttttttaacaataacaaagtttatttatatgGGAATTGCAGAAGTCTTTTCCATTATCGCTTTGAAGGATCTTGGGAGGACCAGtcatattgtaaaataaaaattttaggttttttttaacctCTTCTCTTAGTTTACTCTTTAATAGAAGGGCCCAGGCAAACATAGAATACACATCTATTATTGTTAAAATCCAACAATACCATCgttaaactttttatagCGTGTCATATCGATTAAACACATCATAATTCGTTCCTTTAGTTTAGAGGCTGTAGTTGAACTTGGTgctctttattttttaacggTTGCGATTGTCCATATACGATGCATTCGGAGACGACTTTTCTAATAATGTCCCTAgggatttaaaaaaaaccttATTGCAGGATGCTTCAAATCTGTTAACGCCCCTATGATAAGGCTGTTGGAAAGGTATACATTCAACTTCCATGGCTTTAAGCTGTTCACTATGGAAAACCTTTAGATGGTTTCCATTGGCCTCATCCCTTAAATATAGTGCCCCATCTATAAAAAGGTAATTGACAGCTTTTTGTTTCAACCGTTTTTTGGttgcttttttaaaacaactTTATTATCCCTGCCTTGTAAGATTAATGTTAAATTATCATAATCAACAGCATTTCTGGAAGGAagaatcaattttttagggataaaaaaaactattttatttacCAAATTGAAATATGCAAGTATTgcttaataataaaactttattttagtATTCCATGGTCTAGTGGTATGCATAGGTGTTTCCTGCGTATGGGTCGTGGGTTCATTCCCAATTGaagcattttttttctaattgaGATATGATTCAAACAGGGCTTTCTTTAAGGAAAACTCGGGGGTCAATGCTTGCACGGAGTGGAAATCCTAGCGGGTCAAAGCCTACGCGGGGTGGAAATTCTAGTGGGTCAACGCTCGCGTGCCACAATTATTGTTAATATAAATCCATTTTTATTGagaagtaaaaattttaagaaataaatatcgCCTAAAGGGAACCATATCACAAtgataattttacattGTCGATtcaacatataaaaaacttttctCTTAATATATcgaatttgaaaaaaaaagtataataataaaatattagcAATATATGAAAAGGATCCTTCTATGGCTAAATTGGAATCTTGTATAAGACAATGTATAatgtttaatatattataataaataatattttttaatataatttctctaaatataaataggAGCATGAAAAATTCTTGTTATAATCGAAGCAtacatttaattaaataaaattaaaaaatacttaaaaaCATGGCTATTTGTATCGTATAAACGATTCAATACGGATTCGGGCAATGGAAGGCAGCAAGTTTACTTTTAACTTAGACGTCCAATATAGTAAAGGAAAAAAtgcttatatttattttaaccCTTATTTAATTCTAACCGATACATGTATGtttgttattattattCTCATCATTATTAGAtacttataatataaaaatacgtTTGGAAAGTAGGTATCCCCCattgtttttattcttaACATATGGAAAAAAACAACGAATATATTGTAACTTCAGTAAGTCATACATTATTTACCATATATACATATCTATTTAGATCTAATTAGATAATCTCTTTCTTAATAAAAGCATTACCATGAATAGTTCTGCATCAGCATACCACAAAATCTATACTTTtctgaaaaaatattttactacGAGGAGGTCTCGTTGCAACAATATCGACAACCATGAATTTGTATAGCGTCTTTTAAATatgcattttaaaaaaggatAATGTGTTTTAATGATAATTGCATACTTTtcaaacaatttttaaagtacTAGAGCCTTACTATTTGTcctgatatttttttaattgccAGTAGTACTGCCATATTACaaactaaaattaaagtcagacaaaaacatttttcaaattttaaattttgcaGACCTGAAATCGTAAATCTTACCTACCACCGCAAAAAGCAACCTTGCCATTTATGCTGAagtttactaaaaaatcaaaaaaaaacattttatagtaattttttctaaaaaatttaagttgttcaaaaaatttcacTCCAGCAATTAAGAGTAGTGTTTTACAAGATCATTCTATTTGCAATCCTTCTACTAAGAATGATATAttgcatttataaaaaaatatgataaatatgTATACTTCAATacaatcaaatttatttatcaaaaaaaatttatcaaagttatttatttatcaataaaattttatcattttttttatatataaatagagCTCAATTTACCCCCATGAAATTTTTCTGTTGTTTACTTTTCGATCTATGCTTCGTAGAAAatgctaaaaaaattgaaaataatacggaaagatatttattacaaaataaatatcaacATTTTAAGTTTCAGAATTTTACTCTAGAGAATATTCAATTTATTAATCTTGATCATTATAATAAGGTAGCTTATGACTATTTCTCTATTATTACCGAAAATACAGAAATCAAGAAAAGGATTGTTGATTTATTATCTAATAACTATGATTCTaacaaaaagtatttatatctaatctttaaacaatatttacAGCAGTTTAATTATGAAATGCTACCTGACACGAGATGTTTAAcacaattaaaatttgtcAAAGCTTTGGCTTACTTCAGTTATAgtacaatatttaaattgtctaatataaaaaatttgactGAATATATAATCATTAGAGATCAGGTGTTTAAAAGCATTGAATtgaagtttaaaaaaaattgtgcAAATAATATCGTACAACTATTCaataaagaagaatataaaaagataaatttcCTTTTTGTAAGTTCAAAACCCAATGAAACGTTAataagaagaagaagatttGCAGCAAACCAAACAACAACATCCAGACGCCCTTTTAGTCGCGATGACATCAAAAAGGTGTTTATTGGAGCTGTTGATAAATGGGACTGTAGTGAACATATCTGTATATATGGGAAATATCAGGATTAATAAAAGTcgtttataaatttgttatgtaattgtttttcttaaataacTATTATTAGGAatacaatttatttaaGCGGAATTATCTTTTCTTGGTTGTTGatagaatataaatgtaTATGAGAAGTTTATTTTGCGTTTTGATATCACATTAACATTATCCGTGGGAAGTTGACGCTTCATTCAACTCAAATACATCTGTTTACTCTTTTACTTAAATGAATTAATCAATTGAATGTAATTTGCTTTTGATGAATTGTTAccaatattaaattttcagaattctttacattttaattttataattcatctacaatataaaaaaactaacACAAACCATACGGCTTATCTACtatgaataaaatatgttgAAGACATTATCAAAACattaatgaaatattataaaatctagGTACATATTctaaatattcattttatcTAAGTTAAATGACAGATTACTTGgatattttgtttaattaAAGCTTTAAAGCCAGACACtacataaaatatcaaaCTGTTGCCAGTAGacaaatcaaaatattaaaaaattctatagttaaaaattacaaaaaaatttcaattaaGGAATCATTAATAGCTATGTTTacatacaaaaaaacattgaattattatttgccctttatgtttattttggtacattttattttttatgcttGCACTATTACACATATTAACGCAAATATTTCGATTCAAAATCCAACATTGaatgttaaaaataacTTCGACGATTTACCTCTGAATTTgtttcaatataaaaacattaaacattataataaaGTAGTTGGTGATTACTTTTCAGCTATAAGCGAACATCctgaaataaaaagaagaattgatgatttaatatctaaaaatggaaatatttctaaaagtGTTTCTCTGGtagttttattaatacattttaaacaagaattacaagattttatactaggtaaaaaatatgatccAATATGTTCATTTACGtatactttttttgaatCTTTGGCATACCATAGTTACAAAACAATATTAAGATTAtcagatttaaaaaatattaataaatataaaaaacacagagacaatattataaaacagaTAATTAAAAGCATAGACATAAAATATGCTATGGACTGTGATAATATAATTGAAGTATTATTTAACACTGTGGAATATCAGAAAATTTTTGCAATTTTGAATGAAATTAATGCTAACAATCAAATATCAAGAGGAATAAGATATGCTTTACCGCGGCATACTACAACGAAAAAACCATTTGTGTTTGATTATGTTAAAGTAGAATACATAGGACCTTCTACTCTTCCTCCCCAAAGACATCATcgttttagaaaattaggagtttaataaatatttatgttcaaaaattatatatgtaaTATTATAAGTTTTACTTTAGATTATAATTCtcataatttgtttataatcaatttaatttaaaatatataatcaaaaaattactagTCATTTCTAAAACATTTCATAACAAAAGATTGATTTAGTATAATAGTTAAgaatttgaataaaaagatatattaTACATAAAATCGTTACTAAAGCTTTATTTGCTTCTTAATACTActaatttgtttaaaaaaatatggtTGTAATAACGGGATTcatgttttgttttaaaaactctTTGTTTAAACTATGTCatactaaataaaaatcgttatttaatttaaattgatCTTACCCTTAtgtatttcttattatatttaatattacaCGTATGTTCtgattttaatatcagAAACCCCAGGAccaatgaaaaaatttactattCGTCTAgtttaattcaaaaattaaattttgatgaTATACCAGAGAAAGTATGCCAAGAACTTTATCTAGATCATTATCATAAGATAGTGaaagattttttcttgattttaagaggaaatttagaaataaggAAAAGGACCGATAGTTTGGTATCTAACAAAGATAAGTCTAATAAAAGTGGGATATTAAGACTTTTAATTGTTGTTTTTAAGCAATATTTAAACGAGTTTAGCTCAGGGAAGTCATATGATGCCAAATGCTCGCATCCATTATCTTTCTTGGAATCCTTGGCTTATCATAGTTATAATTTGATATTCAAATTATCCAATGTAGAAACtttcaatatatataaaaagaacatTAATATCATCAATGatcaaataattaaaagttTAGATGTAAAACTGGATAAAGATTGCGAAAAGACAATTGTCCAATTATTTAATCCCGAGGGATATAAAAagcttttaattttattgaataaCTTATACACTGATGATCATTATTTACTCGATCTGTCAAATATTTCCCTAAGTCATACTAAGACAATTAAACCATCTGTTCAAGAACAAGTTACTCCCGAATCGATAGGAAAACGACCTTGTGGAACGAGTTTCTGTTggttaattaaaaataaataatcaaattattttatataattttttttactaaacatttttacATATGTACAATATTCTTGAAGTATAAAATTTCGATGTTTTTTAATCGTATATATTTACATATACTAATATATTTAGGCCTTTTAccaataaataatatgaaaaatattttacctGTAAATAATCAATTTAAAAGTGAAATCCCCAAACTTatctgttttaaaattgtaaaaaatttataaaaatattttattttcaaaaataagcAGATTAAATCAATGTAGATAGcatttatatcaaaaaatcgCATATAAATTAGTTTATTCATTTGTATGTGAGAATGTTggtcatatttttaaattgataTGTTCTCAATGATAAAAATGTGTCATATGTAAGATTTTAGTATTATAGTTGTCGACTAtcaatattgaaaaaaccCCGAGCTTGATTTAAtcgtataaaaaatattatgaaattttaaggttaaattaaattagtCAAATTCGCTTTTCATGTATTTAAGAGTTGTGTTTaacatatattaaaaattcgaTGACTTAATTTGTCgtcaaaaattataaatttattagaaaaaatacatcTTCAGATTTTGAGTTTGTTAACGAACTAATTGtatagtttttattaaaaaaggcataatatttatcgattttttattttgtatcaAATATTCTTCTTGATATTGTGTTTATATCatattcataaattttatgttcagaagatacaaatattttaaagtcTTCTTCTGAGATTGTTGCTCCTGTTATTTGCACATCATCTCCTAGATTTACTAATTGACGTTTTTCGAAACTTCTAGCATCAAATATTGATAGGTAAGAAGATTGTTCAGtgaaaaatatcaaatctAATGACTTTTTAATACTGAAGAAGACATTTCGAACTGCTCCTTTATGAGTTCCTTGTTGTTTActtcttaaaatatatgactTTTCGTCCGATCTCAAATCCCAAACACTAACAAATCCATCTTGCGACGCAACAGCAAACTTATTTGAGAAATTATTCCAAGCAACACTAAAGCCACTGTCATTAATGGTCTTCAGTTTCTTTAAGAATCTATAATTTGAATTTTCGATTacgtataaaaatacatcaTTCGAATCTCCTACCATTATAAGATATTTTCCATCAGGACTCACACTTGTATGATTTATTTGGctaataaaatcaatagTTTGTACTGAATCATTTTCTACAGATAGAATTCTTAATTTTCGATCATTATTCGAcgcataaatttttttgtcgTGAATTGATATATGGTTATTGATATTATcacttaaaaaataatatttcgtttcgttattaattaaatttttgacgTATAACTGTCCTTTTCCTCCGCCTATTGCAAGAAAATCTTCTTCAACACACAAAGAAGCTGGGGGAAACGATAAATCTTCCGATAAAAGGAGTTTTGTTCTTGTTTTAGGATCATAAGAATACACCTTATTTGATTGtggaaatattaaatttccATTATGGATCTTTAGCATATCTTTAAGTTGCCAGTGTTGAGTTACTACTCCTTCATCATGAACTTTAAATTCgggaaatataaaatccgAAACTTCGCGTATATCATTATTCTCTATTGTTGACATAAACAATAacaattttgatttttttatagtctacaaaaacaaagcaattttttaatatttgataaatgaaatgttttatattttttaaactacaattattagtaaaatttgataaattgtttattaattacAGTTaggtttttaaaaatttgtattgtATTACAATCTAATCAATAAAAAGTGTAAGCATCTGAAAagcttctttttttcttgcggccaattctttaaaatcttcaaatgtaaaaaatccACTTTTATTATCACAACATTCAAAAAGCTCATCAATAGCCTTTTCTATGTCAATATGTGCGTCAAGAGTGTTACTAACCATGTCCATCATTGATTGTGCAATATTAACTATCTCGTTTTTGGAAATGACCCCGTCACTATCCTCGTCATAAAACCGAAAAATCCATCTCAATTTTTCGAAATTGCTGCCTTTCATTAAAATACTGAAAGCAATTAAAAGTTCATGAAAGTCAATATAATCTGATTGACTTATAT
The genomic region above belongs to Vairimorpha necatrix chromosome 3, complete sequence and contains:
- a CDS encoding putative SP-containing protein, which gives rise to MKFFCCLLFDLCFVENAKKIENNTERYLLQNKYQHFKFQNFTLENIQFINLDHYNKVAYDYFSIITENTEIKKRIVDLLSNNYDSNKKYLYLIFKQYLQQFNYEMLPDTRCLTQLKFVKALAYFSYSTIFKLSNIKNLTEYIIIRDQVFKSIELKFKKNCANNIVQLFNKEEYKKINFLFVSSKPNETLIRRRRFAANQTTTSRRPFSRDDIKKVFIGAVDKWDCSEHICIYGKYQD
- a CDS encoding putative SP-containing protein; translated protein: MYFLLYLILHVCSDFNIRNPRTNEKIYYSSSLIQKLNFDDIPEKVCQELYLDHYHKIVKDFFLILRGNLEIRKRTDSLVSNKDKSNKSGILRLLIVVFKQYLNEFSSGKSYDAKCSHPLSFLESLAYHSYNLIFKLSNVETFNIYKKNINIINDQIIKSLDVKLDKDCEKTIVQLFNPEGYKKLLILLNNLYTDDHYLLDLSNISLSHTKTIKPSVQEQVTPESIGKRPCGTSFCWLIKNK
- a CDS encoding neuronal calcium sensor 1 (NCS1), producing the protein MGNRSSTLKNFDLDDSKKFSHFPSKDVQEWSNEFRTRFPNGKMTLQDLEMMFRRFFPFGSPKKFVLRLFNTINISQSDYIDFHELLIAFSILMKGSNFEKLRWIFRFYDEDSDGVISKNEIVNIAQSMMDMVSNTLDAHIDIEKAIDELFECCDNKSGFFTFEDFKELAARKKEAFQMLTLFID
- a CDS encoding WD40 repeat domain-containing protein, with protein sequence MSTIENNDIREVSDFIFPEFKVHDEGVVTQHWQLKDMLKIHNGNLIFPQSNKVYSYDPKTRTKLLLSEDLSFPPASLCVEEDFLAIGGGKGQLYVKNLINNETKYYFLSDNINNHISIHDKKIYASNNDRKLRILSVENDSVQTIDFISQINHTSVSPDGKYLIMVGDSNDVFLYVIENSNYRFLKKLKTINDSGFSVAWNNFSNKFAVASQDGFVSVWDLRSDEKSYILRSKQQGTHKGAVRNVFFSIKKSLDLIFFTEQSSYLSIFDARSFEKRQLVNLGDDVQITGATISEEDFKIFVSSEHKIYEYDINTISRRIFDTK
- a CDS encoding putative SP-containing protein, with translation MDCDNIIEVLFNTVEYQKIFAILNEINANNQISRGIRYALPRHTTTKKPFVFDYVKVEYIGPSTLPPQRHHRFRKLGV
- a CDS encoding putative SP-containing protein is translated as MFILVHFIFYACTITHINANISIQNPTLNVKNNFDDLPLNLFQYKNIKHYNKVVGDYFSAISEHPEIKRRIDDLISKNGNISKSVSLVVLLIHFKQELQDFILGKKYDPICSFTYTFFESLAYHSYKTILRLSDLKNINKYKKHRDNIIKQIIKSIDIKYAMDCDNIIEVLFNTVEYQKIFAILNEINANNQISRGIRYALPRHTTTKKPFVFDYVKVEYIGPSTLPPQRHHRFRKLGV